The nucleotide sequence ATGGCTCAAAAAGCAGAAGAATACGGTTCTCATGACAAAACCTTCCAAATGTCAGCTAACGGTAAAGTTCGTGTAGTTGATGTAAACGGAAACGTATTGATGGAACAAGCGGTTGAAGCAAATGACATTTTCAGAATGTGTCAAGCGAAAGACGCGCCTATTCAAGACTGGGTAAAACTAGCTGTTAATAGAGCACGTTTATCTGATACTCCTGCTGTTTTCTGGTTAGACGAAAAAAGAGCACACGATAGAGAAATCATCAAAAAAGTAAACACATACCTTAAAGATCACGATACAACTGGACTAGACATCCGTATCTTAAATCCAATTGCTGCAACTGATTTTACTTGCGAAAGACTTGTAAAAGGTCTAGACACGATTTCAGTAACAGGAAACGTATTACGTGATTATCTTACTGATTTGTTCCCTATTCTTGAAGTAGGAACATCTGCTAAAATGTTATCTATCGTTCCATTAATGAATGGTGGTGGATTGTTTGAAACGGGTGCAGGTGGTTCCGCTCCAAAACACGTTGAGCAATTTGTAACTGAAGGCTACTTGCGTTGGGATTCATTAGGTGAATTCTTAGCACTAGGTGCTTCATTAGAGCATTTAGGACAAAGTTTAAACAACGAAAAAGCAATTGTTTTATCGGAGACTTTAGACCAAGCCAATGATGCTTTCTTGCAAAACGATAAATCTCCAGCTAGAAGAGTAGGTCAAATTGACAACCGTGGTTCTCACTTTTACTTGGCTTTATACTGGGCACAAGCTTTGGCTGCACAAACTAAAGACGCTGACTTACTAGCCATCTTTGCTCCAATTGCAAAAGAATTAACGGATAACGAAGCTACCATCAACGCTGAATTAATTGGCGCACAAGGTAAACCACAAGAAATTGGTGGTTACTACCAACCCAATCCAGCTTTAGTAAGCAAGGCGATGCGCCCAAGCACAACTTTGAATACTATTTTAGATAAAATTTCAACATTGAAAACGGCTTAATCGTTTTTACACTTACTATTCTAAAGACAACTCGAAAGGGTTGTCTTTTTTTTTGGAGCAAAAACACTTATTTTCATAACTACCCTCCCTCCCGCTTTCCGCTGCAATCTTTTCCTTTTTAAAAGAAAAAGGAAAAGGATTTTCGCTGCAATCGGGGCTCATTAAGTACGTTTTGTTTTCCATAATTACACATAGATTGTTGTATTAGGACGAACTGCAAAACGATTGAACCACAAAGCTCCTAAGTACGAAAAGTGTTCACCAATTAAAAATCCATTTGATGATTTGTAAGAAAAAAATAATATATTTGGAAATAAATAAAGTATGAAACTTGTCATACATATCTACCCATATTGGGGTGGCTTTGTATGATTTTGTCATACATATAAACTAGTTACCAGCCATATGATGAAAATTCCAACTAAAATAGAGATTCAGACTATTAACCAATTCGGAAATAGCAACCCAATGGAAAATATTCTTTTTGGCTTTAAAATTTTTGTCGATAATGATGATTCTTATTATACAACTTCCTTTTTTAAAACTGACAAAAATGGTATGATAATTTTGAATCAAAGTGACTTAATAAATAATAGCGAGCTAAAACAGGAGAAAAATATCGAGGAATTCAAAAGCATAAAAGCGAATATTTATCCGTTAGAGAAAGAACTTACTGCTAGCATAAGGAAAGCGTCACAGAATTATATTGACGTAACTAAAAATAAAGAGATTTTGGAAAGTCAACTTATGCGAGAAGGCTTCACAAAAGACAATATAGAAATTGCGAAAAACTCTATAGAAAAAATGGCAGTTCAACAGAAAATAAACAATGAGCTATTTAAGGATTCAAAAAATGACTTGGTTCAAATAGTCACAACTTGCATTGAAGACGAATGGCTTAATGATTCAATCAAAACATACAAATTTATAATTATATAGCAATACGGCTGGTAATCGAGTAGACGGCTCCGCTAGAAACTAACGGAGTGCGCCTCTCACACCACCGAGTCCTTCGGCTTCGCTCAGGACAGGCCAAGCGGGTCATCCCTCGAATCGGGACAGGCTAGACTCGGCGGTTTCCCGAAATTATTTCGGGATAAACTCCAAATGATGATTTAGTTCAATGTAAATATCTGTCAAGGATTGATAGCCTTTTTGTCTTAGGCGCTTCAAAGTAATAGTTGAACCTAAAATAGGACTCTACGCAATTACCAAACTCCTTTTTCTTGCCCTACTAAAAGCGAGATGTTTTCGTAAAAAAATTCAACCCCCGCTTCGCAAAGTCATGAGACTTTGCGAAATTTTAAAAATCGACTTATTAAATAAATGCGTCCCAAAGTCTCCTGACTTTTGACTAATCTTGTGAATTACATTGAGCGAATGATACTGGACTCAAAACGACAATAATTGGTTAATAGCTTTATCGATTTGTAAACTCTTAAAAATAATATTTTGTGCAAAAGTCAGGAGACTTTTAGAACGATTTCGTTTATAACACAATTTTAAAATTGCGCAAAGTCGAAGACATTTGCGCAGCACTTGTAATAATTTTAGGTACACATCTAAGAGCAGAGATGTTATCGAAAAAAATCGAAACTTATAATTATTACGTTCAAATTCCATATATTTGTACGTATAAACATTTTTAAGCTATGGATACTAAACTCACATTAAAGCTTGACCAAGAGGTAATTGAAAAAGCGAAACATTACGCAGCTGAAAAAAAAGTAAGTTTATCCCGAATTATAGAAAACTATCTTAATTCTTTGACTTCAGAAAAAACTACTGATGATATCCAAATTTCACCATTTGTAAAAAGCCTTTCTTCTGGAATCAAAATTCCAGCTGATTATGATTATAAAAAAGACCGTGCTGAATATTTAGACCAAAAACACAAATGAGCAGACTCTTCTTAGACACTAACGTAATATTAGATTTATTGGGAGAAAGAGTTCCTTTTTTTGATTCAATTGCCAAAGTTGCAACCTTGGCAGACCAAAAAAAGCTTACTCTAATTGTTTCACCACTTTCATTTACTAGAATTAATTACGTTTTAAATAAATATGAACCTTCTGAAACTGTACTGAATAAACTTCGAAAGTTTAAAATAATCTGCGAGGTCTGTGAGGTTAATGAAGAAACAATAGACAAAGCGTTGAATTCTAATTTCAAAGATTTTGAAGATGCTGTTCAATATTTTTCCGCTTTACAATCTAACTGCTCCATAATTATAACTAGAAACGCAAAAGACTTTAAAAATGCTACAATTCCAATTATGACAGCGGAGGAGTATTTAAGTAGCATAACGTAAAAGGACATCACCCAATCAAGTTGACAGCCCCAAAGGCTATGCAATATCCACACCACCCAATCACTCGAATTCCAAATAAATATCTCGTGTACGGATAGCACAGTCTGGAAGCTTCCATACTGCGCTATCATATCTAAGGGAAAATTATACATATCTGAGGCACCTTTATCAACTCAAAGTATTATCTAAAATTTAGTTTTCGTTAATGCAAAGCATATCTTCTCATTTACTACTTACTGTCCTTGCCAAACTTTCAATTCCATTTTGCAAAAACAGCTGTTTAGACCACTTAAACAAGGTAACACACTCAACATCAACAGAAAGACAATCGGAAACGGTTGTCTTTTTTTTATACTTTATTATAAAAAAAATATCAACATTGTTAAATTTTACTTAAATTGATGCTCTTTTCATTAATACCACAGAAAAATGAAAATAAAAAAGACATTTTTTTCAACTCTTTTTTTACTATTTAGCATTTCATCTTTCTCACAAGATTACCATACACTTATTGGACGAATAACTGATTTTAAAACTAATGAATCATTAAGAGGTGTAAACATATTTAGTCCTGAAGCTAATATAAAAACAAGCACAGATAATTACGGTTTTTACTCCATTAAACTTCCTCAAGGAGAACACACTCTTAAAATAAGTTCTATAGGTTACTACGTCATTACAAAAAAAATAAACCTAAAAAAAGATACCGAACTAGACTTTAATCTAACCAAAGGAGAAGAAGCCCTTTTTGAAATAGTTGTAAAAAACAAAACTACTTTGACTCCAGCTGGAACAATTGAATTGTCTATTTCAACAATAAAAAAAATTCCCGCAGTACTTGGAGAAGTAGATATTCTTAAATCAATTTTATTACTTCCTGGTGTCACTAATGCTGGAGAAGGTTCAGCTGGTTTTAACGTACGTGGAGGCGGTACAGACCAAAACCTAATTCTGCTTGATGAAAGCCCAATATTCAATCCTTCTCATGCTTTTGGTTTTTTCTCAGTATTCAATTCAGATATAATAAAAGACTTAAAACTCTATAAAAGCGGCATCCCTGCCAATTACGGAGGTCGAATTGCATCCCTATTAGACATTAATCAAAAATCTGGAAATTATAAAAAATTGAATGTGCAGGGAGGAATAGGCGTAATCTCCAGCCGACTCCTCCTAGAAGGACCAATTTTGAAAGACAAAATATCATTCTTAATTGGCGCACGAACAACCTATGCCCATCTATTTTTAAAACTTTTAGAAGAACAAAAAAACAACTCCATATACTTCTATGATTTTAACGCCAAAATAAACTACAAAATCAACTCAAACAACAACATTTACATATCCAGTTATTTAGGCCGAGATTTATTTAAACTAAACAATAGCTTCACCAATGAATATGGAAATACAACTTTAAACTTAAAATGGCATCATCAGTATTCAAAAAAAATGAATTCCAATCTTTCCTTTAGTTACAGTGATTACTTTTATAATTTAAACCTTCATTTTATTTCAGTTAATTGGAATTCAAATATTACGAATTACACTTTCAAATATGCCTTTAAAAATCAGTTTTCATCCAAGTTTAAATTAAATTATGGATTAGAAACCAACCATTACCTCTTCAATCCTGGCACTTTAAAATACATCGATAAAACAACCGAACAGTTAGAAGAAAAAATGGCGCTGGAACATTGTTATTTTATAAATGCAGAACATGACATTTTTAAAAACATAAAGCTTTCTTATGGATTAAGACAGAGTATTTTTTATCACTTAGGACCAGCCAAAGTCAACTTATATGAGAATAACTCTCCTGTCATTTTCAACACTGAATCAAAAATCTACGAAAAAGCAATACCAACTGGTATTCAAGATTATAGTACAAACAAAATCATTAAAAGCTATAATAACCTAGAACCTCGTATTTCATTTTCATATCAACTCAACGACAATAATTCAATAAATACCAGTTATAATAGAACGTCCCAATACCTTCATTTAATCTCTAATACTAGTTCACCTACCCCATTAGACGTTTGGATGCCAAGTGATCGGTATATCAAACCTCAAATTGGAGATCAAATTGCTTTTGGTTATTCAAAAATTATCAAAAACGACTATTCACTTCAATTTGATGTCTATTACAAAAAACTAAAAAACAGATTAGACTACATTGACGGTGCCGATTTGATTGCCAATAAAGCTATTGAACAAGTACTATTAAAAGGTCAAATGCGGTCTTATGGTCTTGAAATATTAGCCAAGAAAAACAGAGGAAAACTCAATGGATGGATCTCCTATACTTTATCCAAATCAGAGAAGCAAACTACGGGTAGAACTCCTGAAGAAACAGGAATTAACAATGGTGAATGGTATAATTCTGTTTATGATAAACCTCACAACTTGGCCATAACAGCTTCCTATGATATTTCAAAAAGATGGACTTTAGGATCAAATTTTGTGTATCAAACTGGTCAAGCGACAACTTTCCCTCGAGGACAATACAAATACTTAGACATCTCTGCCCCTATTTATGGTTCTCGTAACAAAGATAGACTCCCTAACTACCACCATCTAGACTTTTCGGCCACGCTTAAACCCTCCACAAAAAGTACTGGAAATTGGCAAGGCGAATGGGTTTTTAGTATTTACAATATATACAATCGAAAAAACGCTTCGTCAATCAACTTTCGACAAAATATAGACACTGGAAATAATGAAGCTATAAAAACTTCCATTTTTGGATTTGTTCCCGCTATTACCTATAATTTTAAATTCTGATAGGATGATAACACTAAAAAAAACTATACCGATATTCCTTGTTTTTACATTGCTATTCTTCAATTGTGAAGAGGCTATTATTGTGGACCTAACTACAGAACCTCCTCGATTAGTTATCGAAGCTTCCATCAACTGGAGAAAAGGCACAAATGGGAATTTACAAAAAATCAAACTCACCAATAGCACTGATTATTACAACAATAATACACCTGTTGTTTCTGGTGCCACCGTCTTTATAAAAAACAATTCCTCCAATACTAGCTTTTCATTTATTGAATCCCCACAAACAGGAGAATATGTTTGTACTAATTTCATCCCTGTATTAAATGA is from Flavobacterium sp. NG2 and encodes:
- a CDS encoding TonB-dependent receptor is translated as MKIKKTFFSTLFLLFSISSFSQDYHTLIGRITDFKTNESLRGVNIFSPEANIKTSTDNYGFYSIKLPQGEHTLKISSIGYYVITKKINLKKDTELDFNLTKGEEALFEIVVKNKTTLTPAGTIELSISTIKKIPAVLGEVDILKSILLLPGVTNAGEGSAGFNVRGGGTDQNLILLDESPIFNPSHAFGFFSVFNSDIIKDLKLYKSGIPANYGGRIASLLDINQKSGNYKKLNVQGGIGVISSRLLLEGPILKDKISFLIGARTTYAHLFLKLLEEQKNNSIYFYDFNAKINYKINSNNNIYISSYLGRDLFKLNNSFTNEYGNTTLNLKWHHQYSKKMNSNLSFSYSDYFYNLNLHFISVNWNSNITNYTFKYAFKNQFSSKFKLNYGLETNHYLFNPGTLKYIDKTTEQLEEKMALEHCYFINAEHDIFKNIKLSYGLRQSIFYHLGPAKVNLYENNSPVIFNTESKIYEKAIPTGIQDYSTNKIIKSYNNLEPRISFSYQLNDNNSINTSYNRTSQYLHLISNTSSPTPLDVWMPSDRYIKPQIGDQIAFGYSKIIKNDYSLQFDVYYKKLKNRLDYIDGADLIANKAIEQVLLKGQMRSYGLEILAKKNRGKLNGWISYTLSKSEKQTTGRTPEETGINNGEWYNSVYDKPHNLAITASYDISKRWTLGSNFVYQTGQATTFPRGQYKYLDISAPIYGSRNKDRLPNYHHLDFSATLKPSTKSTGNWQGEWVFSIYNIYNRKNASSINFRQNIDTGNNEAIKTSIFGFVPAITYNFKF
- a CDS encoding PIN domain-containing protein encodes the protein MSRLFLDTNVILDLLGERVPFFDSIAKVATLADQKKLTLIVSPLSFTRINYVLNKYEPSETVLNKLRKFKIICEVCEVNEETIDKALNSNFKDFEDAVQYFSALQSNCSIIITRNAKDFKNATIPIMTAEEYLSSIT
- a CDS encoding DUF6364 family protein is translated as MDTKLTLKLDQEVIEKAKHYAAEKKVSLSRIIENYLNSLTSEKTTDDIQISPFVKSLSSGIKIPADYDYKKDRAEYLDQKHK